The sequence below is a genomic window from Humulus lupulus chromosome 3, drHumLupu1.1, whole genome shotgun sequence.
TTGGGAGGTCTTTGGTTACCAGAGTTATTGGaagtgaactttctcttgtgaggattgtttgggttcgtcaccatggagatacttcttgccctaccttttctcatgtcctcctcttccttggaAAGAATAGCAGACATCTCCCCAACAGTCCATTGCTCTTTCTGAGCATTATAGCTTGATCTGATCGCATCAAACTGAGATGGAATAGTCTCCATCACcaaccacaccatgtaatcctcaccaaggtccataCCCATGGCCTTAAGTCTGTGATAATAGCTCATGAGCTTGTCAATATGAGCCCTGATGTCACTTGAACCATCATAAATGGTGTGATGGAgcatgttcaagtgttcattcttctcattctttgagaatttttggtattttcccttaatggcagcaagaaaatcctttgcattttCGGACTTaggaatactatcacgaatggattcatccatgtgatatctcatgagcatcaagcaacaacgattggagtgttcccagtcctcatagaatttcttatccttctcagtagcatcatcagcaggcttagatggttcatcaattctcaaggccaagtcTACTTTCATGAAAGTCAAGTGCATCGTGATAGACTCAACCCACTGCTTGCGGTTGGTTGCATTCAATGTCAGGACGACGAAGGTTCTAGGATAGCTTAGTGTtgaatgagaaacaagagcaataactattaaatGTATGTTATAACAAAAtcatgtcatttgtgctcttttctcataAATGATCGCtaaaaaataacaaatgatcattatgtatgctagagttcttaaataaacaaaagatagaactcattcacaagtaagaacaatctattaaGCATTATAACCAAATACTTGAATTTACTATCTAGAGGATAGACAAATTGTGGTTCATAAAATTCAATAGACTTCcttcaccatattaagcatccttaccaaataattattatcgataggataattaattactCATATGGACCTTAATGTAACTTTGGaggaaaaacacaaaatttaaataaataattatttaaatgttcctcTTTACCAAACAATTTACATGTTTATTCTTACGATaggcaagaaaataaacaataattgttgacaatatataattagatttatgccacaaaatattaaatataaatacatTATTGAAACCAAATTCATGAattaatcttgtgcataaacatatacaaaatatggtattaaaaAATGAGTGAAAATGGTAAAAATTGGCCCAAAAGCGACCACACACGCCCCCCACGTGCCCAAAATGgtgtctgttttttttttaagccCGTACGACATGTAGTTTCttaaaaacgacatgtcgttttataGCCAAACGACATCATTTCCCCttaaaaacgacatgtcgtttttacCTGACAAAGgcaaaacgacgtgtcgtttttcGTTGTCCCTGACCTCTGAATATTGGGCATACGGGTCGCGTTCGACCCGGTTCGTCCCGCGGGTCTGACCCGGCTGGAACCGCCTTCTCCGGCCACCATTTTGGCCACTGTAACGTGGGTTTTCTTCCCCTCTCCATCGCCGATGGCCCTAGCATCTCCATTCTCCCCATCTCCCAACCAAAGTGTCAAAACAACATGAAGTCCGAAAATGGGTTTCCACCATTTTTGAGCTCTATGAAAAGCTCGGTTTCATAGCAATACACATGAAATTTTTGTCTAAAAACATTGTTAAAACCCAACACACATTATCAAACCCGATTTCCCACATTAATATATCATGATTTTGaaaattttgtgaaaaaaatcagattttgaaAAGTTGGGTTTTTTTTGTCTAAAATCAAGCCCTAAAACTCAAATGACCTTGCTCatgataccaattgttaaattGTAAACATCATTTAACATTCAAAACAGATTGTTTACAATCAATCCAAtaacacattttatttagagcattgattCAGAGTCTAGAGAGCATACCTCCCATATTGCCAATCCCTTCTTGAGCCATTTCCTCCCTTAGCAATCTTCCAAATCACCTACAAAACAAGTGCAAAATGCAAGAGGGACCTAATGGATAGCAAACCCTTACCACAATACCACTCTACTTATCTtcacccaacaacatatatgttttatatatatgtctcgtatgccttcttaccctaaggggtatattgggcctattgggcttatattattagatatggtgCACTATGGTTcaatgggccaacctatagtcattagggtgctaccatgtgcctctaATAGAATTAGTAAGTgtgaaccatcccattatggttattGGTAATTAGTAGGCACTTTAGTTAATGATTGTGATTATGGAATAATGTctatgattatattagtccataacaATAATTCTAACATGGGATTCATGAACTTGATGCTGTCACAGCATTAACTGCTCAAGTTATTTCCACCTTAACAAAGCAGTTGCAGAAAAACAATATCTCAGCTCAAGCCATGCATATGCAGATGGTGTGTGAAATGTGTGGAGGTTTTCATCCTTTTGAGCATTGTATAGTAACAGAGGTGAATAATGCTATCCCTATGGAGCAAGTGAATATGCTGAGAAATTTAAATAGGCAAGCCAACAACCCTTTGTCCAACACTTACAGCCTAGGGGTGGAGGAATCACACTAATTtctcttggaaaaataatcatgGTGTTCAACAGCCTTTCTAGTAGAGCCAACAACCATTCCAGCAGCCTCCAACATATTATCAACCTCCAGTTAGACCACAGCCTCCCCCTCAATTGAAGCAAGCTAATGCTTAGTCTGATGTCCTGAACCAGTTTATGACTGAGACAAGGCCGTCTATTCAGAATTTGGAGACTCAAATTGGTCAAATTGGTCGTCTAGCTTAATGAAAAACCATGCTCAAGGGAACTTACCGAGCAATACTAATGTGAATCCTAAATAGCATTGCAATGCAATCTCTTTGAGAAGTTGAAAGATGATAGATGACCCCACACAAAAAGTAATTTTTGAAGAAAAGGTCTCTAACAAGGAGAAAGAATTAAGTGGGTCAAAGGTTACTAAGAACCTTGAGAAGCACCCAGAAATAAGTATTGATCATCATATCAAGATTCCCTTTCTGCAGAGGCTTCGAAAGAATAAGCTTTACAAGCAGTTTTCTAAGCTTTTAGATATTTCTTGAAAGTTTCGCATCAATATTCCTTTCGCTGAGACACTTGAACAAATTCCAGGTTATctgaagtttatgaaggaaatTATGTCGAAGAAAAGGAAACAGttatgagacagtggcacttaTTGAGGAGTGCAATGCAATACTCCAaaagaaactacctcccaagcttaaagatccgaGTAGTTTTACCATTCCTTGTACCACTGAGAATGTGGTTTTTGATAAGGAGCTTTGTGATTTAGGGGAAAGTGTGAATCTAATACCTCTATTTATATATCGAAAACTGAAATTGGGGGAAGCAAAACCAACTAATGTGGCACTTCAAATGGAGGATCCCTCAGTTAAACATCCTAggggtattattgaggatgttctagTCAAGGTGGACAAATTCATCTTCCCTGCAAatttcattattttgtatatggACGAAGATACTAACATCCCAATAATTCTTGGAAGGCTACTTTTAGCTATTGGTAGGGCGTTAATCGATGTTCAAAAGGGTGAGTTGAAGTTGCGAGTTCAAAAAGAGaaggtaacatttaatgtttttgaaGCAACATAAATTTCAACTTGTTGTAAAGTTGATGAAAATAGGGGGTGATAAGCGAGAAGTCACTAAGAAAATTTCATGGCTCAATGTGGTATTCAGACGACTCATCATCGTGTGAAAATGATCTCTAGTGGGAAAGCTCGATTGTTACATGAGTGGTGGAGAGTTCCAAAAATTTGCAATATCAAGAAACGAGCATTCactcatgacactatggctcttAAGGACTTGAGGGGTAACTTGGATCCCAGTTGAATCTAATAAGGAGGTCAGCGTCCAGCTAAATGACGTTAGCGACAACACATTTGGGAGGGATCCCAATTGttacttttaatttttgttaacttttaatttttatttttgaacaaattgaatttttgggatttattttgattttatttactTAGTTTTGTAGGTTTAAATTTTATTCTgtaagttttaattttattttaattgtgcaaatcatgaaaaaaaaatgaaaaaagctTAAAAATAGCCATTTTTGAGTCGATGGCGCGGTTGCACTAGGCTTTGCCACGACCGTGCCCACAGAAAGTTCGGGCATTGTGGGCTAGTAGCGCGAACGCGCTAGACGCCGTTCAAAATGACATTGGGGAGATAGCAGTGTGATCGTGCAACACTATAGAGCGATCGCGCTGACGCGGAACAAAGTGTTTTCAAACACTCCAAACTCAAAATTTTCAGCCCCTTTCAAATTTTTCTCTTATccgattttttttcttctctctctctctctgggcTCGACCACATTGAGGCATTTTGGTAAGGTTTTCTCTTTTTCATATCATTTCACTCAAGTTTTTCTCTATATTGCACAACTTTCTTTTGTATTGTAAGTATTTTTCACACAGGTTCTCTCTATTGCGTTTTCTTTTAGTTCTATGGTGAAATCTGAAAATTCATATGTTAGTGATGATAATGTTGTTTAATTTTTAGATTTCTAGTGTTTATTGATGACTATGTGCTTGATTGTTGTTGGTACTGAGGATTCTTAGTGGAAAATTGAGGGATTGTGCATTGGAAAAGTTTGGGGGACATTTTTCACCTAGAAATTGggatttttgaaaattttgattctATGATGAAATTGGAATGGAATTGATGAAATTATTGTGATGCTTGTGAATTTTTGTCACTTATTTTGTTGAGTTTCATTGTAATTTGAGAGAATTTTGCATTTTGACATTTCTAGGGCATGAAATTGGGGTTTTTTGTTAATTATGATGAATTGATGAAATTAAGTTGAAATTGTTGTTCCTTTGGGCGTTTATTGATCATCTAGAGCTTGAATTTCATTGGGTATTGATTTAATCTACCAATTGTGGTGTAATTTGCATTTTAGGTCATCAATTTGGGGTTTATCAATTTTGTATGTAATTGCCCATATTCTTATGTTTGTTGAGATCTTTGATATTATTTAAACTTGCTTGGGTGATTGTGAAGAATTTTTGAATAAAAATGGTGATGATTGTGCTTAATTTTCGTGAGAATTTTTTGTGAATTGTTCTAGTGAGATGACATCCTCTAGGAAGAGAAATAAAAAAGTGCAAGAACAATTGCCTGCATCCTAAGATCCTGACATAGAGTCTACTGAGCCTATATCTAGATTTACCAATGCTAGTGCTAAGTCTAGGTATAAAATAGAAAAATCTGAGAGTTTGATTCCGGAAAGGGGATTTTCCACTAATGCTAAGGGAGAGTTTACTGTTCATGAGGAATATGTATTTGATGTTAATACCCATCACTGGAAGTATTTCTATTCCCCACCTACCCATGTTGTGATCCCAATTGTTAGGAAATTCTATGTCAATGCCTATGACAATGACTATACTTGGCAAGCCAACATTAGGGGGAAGACTGTTACTTTTGATAGAAAGGTCATTAATGACTTCTTTAGGTTGCCCCTGTTGCGAAAAttaaagctacgcaagtatacgtaatcgcaatttgtaataaatctcgataagaacgagtatcatcccacgaagactgatttatcaattaccaaataattaattactagtttGTATTTGGCTAATAAAAAC
It includes:
- the LOC133824433 gene encoding uncharacterized protein LOC133824433, which encodes MIDDPTQKVIFEEKVSNKEKELSGSKVTKNLEKHPEISIDHHIKIPFLQRLRKNKLYKQKGNSYETVALIEECNAILQKKLPPKLKDPSSFTIPCTTENVVFDKELCDLGESVNLIPLFIYRKLKLGEAKPTNVALQMEDPSVKHPRGIIEDVLVKVDKFIFPANFIILYMDEDTNIPIILGRLLLAIGRALIDVQKGELKLRVQKEKTTHHRVKMISSGKARLLHEWWRVPKICNIKKRAFTHDTMALKDLRGNLDPS